In Kryptolebias marmoratus isolate JLee-2015 linkage group LG11, ASM164957v2, whole genome shotgun sequence, the following proteins share a genomic window:
- the fanci gene encoding Fanconi anemia group I protein isoform X3 codes for MLKGILKGSPPNSTEGANRRLLVYEHCIPLCESGDLQAEVAADIIGLLMLESHTLPGPSLAKLASLFVDAIKVGKMVSGKTLELFPTVLTALAVCEALSYGKGELSGEEYKKQVINSLCSSRWDPQCVIHLTTMFRDVPLSSEELQFLVEKVLRMFTKLDLQEIPPLVYQLLLLSAKGCKKQVLDGIIGYFKEQDTHQEEEEKHGENLDLEVQSIPQDQLRHVEGTVILHIVFAIRLDHELGREFLKRFKTSYGDLCPFSVALLLSVARIQRYEEQVFDVLKTLVMKSFKDEQLQQGSKFLQDLLTGRCSVAKMILDTVKNSVFGWDHVTQGLVQLGFFLMDTFGPKPGPFGKAPEGPVGVARTPTQQACKLGGQVLLQGFKMHEPIRGEILEQVLNRLVTKTASPVSHYLDLFSDIVVSAPMILLESSSKLMETFDHLTYLPLATVQGLLKAVQPLLKVSMSLKDSLILVLRKAMFSSQLDGRKSAVTGFLLLLKNFKVLGSVASSQCSQAVSSSQVQVDVHSRYNSAANEAFCLEILSSLRRCLGQQADVRLMLYEGFYDVLRRNSQLSGSIMQTLLSQLKRYYEPEQDLLPPVKLEPCITAHGDQVFLQEPLSHLVSCTVHCLLWLQNMRHAANPNADDSEEEEEEEEGYRSHLQTILDSTTRRMIKCELEDFELDKSAEFSMGSSVGVKNNIYAVLVMGVYEVLMEYNFIKSNYNKVHFEGLIELFNRHYKLSEILKEKSGKGRSPSNKIPRSLLSMGFISTLITVLFRDSTQSREEALSVLRSNGEFVRYTLNVVVQKIQQLEETGRTDGPDGQNADRTFRFLCDMTSVLMWRYTNIPGVVDEAGKKEKRCSLSQLCLEGLLRIFTTCQQRYPEKMAQLLSAMDVAEEEAEQDDVSEMNYFYIRQFQRALFTQLSGGEEDFNSREAQLLVSILTVLSRQLKPSSKQFVQMITWTVKICKETSFEDSAFSKGLLSLLFSLHVLYKSSASLLLELCQDIHSQLGDIDQDVEVEKQSHFALINMKTATTATLLVLSQVDKVLDEVDWLIAKRKSQTPDKSGSAEASQAPGQQDPVDKAVTLQLGTLLTALNELVQTALLPGNCTVTLLRELSRTYTTLTTLVKYYLQVCANLHAALPARFEKLVKLSGTHLTPQCYSFITYAQSGELSGGGADEKKKRKRNEVNTVASTKLLRETKAIPNLIFSIEQYEKYLIGLSKKSKVNLMQYMKLSTSRDFRINAATLDAALQEQDDSQEVSLIWPHGAFFSWISFRSEALNVQIEFHGTVPPRVCG; via the exons ATGCTTAAAGGCATATTAAAAG gCTCTCCACCTAATTCCACTGAAGGGGCAAATCGCAGACTTCTTGTATATGAACACTGTATTCCTCTGTGTGAGTCCGGAGATCTTCAGGCCGAGGTAGCAGCTGATATCATCGGTCTGCTGATGCTggag AGTCACACACTCCCCGGGCCATCTCTCGCAAAACTGGCGTCTCTGTTTGTCGACGCCATCAAAGTGGGGAAGATGGTCAGTGGGAAAACCCTGGAGCTGTTTCCTACTGTTCTTACCGCCCTCGCCGTGTGTGAAGCCTTGTCGTACGGCAAAG GAGAGCTCAGTGGTGAGGAATACAAGAAACAGGTGATTAACAGCCTTTGCTCAAGCAG ATGGGACCCACAGTGTGTTATCCACTTAACAACTATGTTCAG AGACGTGCCATTGTCATCGGAGGAGCTGCAGTTTCTGGTCGAGAAAGTACTGAGGATGTTCACCAAACTGGATCTGCAGGAGATCCCGCCACTGGTTtaccagctgctgcttttatctgCTAAG GGATGCAAGAAACAGGTCCTTGATGGGATCATTGGTTACTTCAAGGAGCAAGATACTCAccaggaagaagaggaaaaacacgGAGA GAACTTGGATTTGGAGGTTCAGTCTATTCCACAAGACCAGCTGAGGCATGTGGAGGGCACCGTTATCCTCCACATAGTTTTTGCTATACGGCTGGACCACGAGCTTGGGAGAGAATTCCTTAAAAGATTTAag ACATCGTACGGGGACTTGTGTCCTTTCAGCGTCGCCCTGTTGCTCTCGGTTGCACGGATCCAGCGTTATGAAGAGCAG gtgtttgaCGTTTTAAAAACCTTGGTTATGAAGAGCTTTAAGGATGAGCAGCTCCAACAAGGGTCAAAGTTCCTCCAGGACCTCCTGACGGGGCGATGTAGTGTTGCTAAGATGATCCTGGACACAGTCAAGAACAG TGTGTTCGGATGGGATCATGTCACTCAGGGATTGGTGCAGCTAGGGTTCTTCCTTATGGACACGTTTGGACCCAAGCCTGGACCGTTTGGAAAGGCCCCGGAGGGACCCGTCGGTGTAGCGCGGACCCCCACTCAGCAGGCGTGTAAGCTGGGAGGACAAGTGCTCCTACAGGGATTCAAG ATGCACGAGCCTATCAGAGGCGAGATACTGGAGCAGGTCTTGAATCGTCTGGTCACAAAGACAGCCTCGCCTGTCAGCCATTACTTGG ATCTTTTCTCGGACATTGTGGTCTCTGCTCCAATGATCCTCCTGGAGTCCTCCTCCAAGCTGATGGAGACGTTTGACCACCTGACTTACCTGCCTTTGGCCACTGTTCAGGGTCTGCTAAAGGCTGTCCAG CCTCTACTCAAAGTCAGCATGTCTTTGAAAGACTCTTTAATTCTGGTTCTTCGCAAGGctatgttttcaag CCAGCTGGACGGCAGGAAGTCTGCAGTGACTGGCTTCTTGCTGTTGCTGAAGAACTTCAAAGTGTTGGGCAGTGTGGCCTCCAGCCAGTGCAGCCAGGCAGTGTCCTCCAGCCAG GTCCAAGTGGATGTTCATTCTCGCTACAACTCTGCTGCCAACGAAGCCTTCTGCCTGGAGATCCTCAGCAGCCTGCGGCGCTGCCTTGGCCAGCAGGCCGACGTTCGCCTCATGCTCTATGAG GGTTTCTACGACGTTCTTCGCCGCAACTCTCAGCTGTCCGGCTCCATAATGCAAACTCTCCTCTCACAG ctgAAGCGGTACTATGAGCCCGAACAGGACCTTCTGCCCCCGGTCAAACTGGAGCCGTGCATCACAGCTCACGGGGACCAGGTCTTCCTCCAGGAGCCGCTG TCGCATCTGGTGAGCTGTACTGTGCACTGCCTGCTGTGGCTGCAGAACATGCGCCACGCAGCCAACCCCAACGCTGATgacagcgaggaggaggaggaagaggaggagggataTCGGTCTCACCTGCAGACCATCCTGGACAGCACGACACGACGCATGATCAAGTGTGAACTGGAGGACTTTGAGCTG GACAAGTCTGCAGAGTTTTCTATGGGATCCAGCGTCGGCGTGAAGAACAACATCTACGCTGTGCTGGTGATGGGAGTGTATGAGGTGCTGATGGAGTACAACTTCATCAAATCCAACTACAA TAAAGTTCACTTTGAGGGGCTTATTGAGCTGTTCAACCGCCACTACAAGCTGTCTGAGATCTTGAAGGAGAAATCTGGAAAAGGTCGATCGCCCTCGAACAAGATCCCCCGCAGCTTACTGTCTATGGGCTTCATATCGACCCTCATCACTGTGCTCTTCAG aGATAGCACTCAGTCCAGAGAAGAGGCTCTTTCAGTACTTCGCTCAAACGGAGAGTTTGTGCGTTACACATTAAATGTAGTCGTTCAGAAGATCCAGCAACTGGAGGAAACGGGACGCACAGATGGTCCAGATGGACAGAATGCAGACAGGACGTTCCGCTTCCTCTGCGACATGACAAG TGTGCTGATGTGGCGTTACACGAACATCCCCGGTGTGGTGGACGAGGCGGGGAAGAAAGAGAAGCGCTGCAGCTTGTCCCAGCTGTGTTTGGAGGGTCTGCTCAGGATCTTCACAACCTGCCAGCAGCGCTACCCGGAGAAGATGGCTCAGCTTCTGTCTGCTATGG atgttgcagaagaagaagcagagcaAGATGATGTTAGTGAGATGAACTACTTTTACATCCGACAGTTTCAG AGGGCGCTGTTCACCCAGTTAAGTGGAGGTGAGGAGGACTTTAACAGCAGAGAAGCTCAGCTGCTGGTCAGCATTTTGACTGTTCTCTCTCGCCAGCTGAAGCCCTCCTCCAAACAG TTTGTGCAGATGATCACATGGACTGTGAAAATCTGCAAGGAGACTAGTTTTG aggatTCTGCATTCTCTAAGGGCCTCCTGTCGCTTCTCTTCAGCCTGCATGTTCTTTACAAGAGCTCTGCGAGTCTGTTGTTGGAGCTCTGCCAAGACATTCACAGCCAGTTGGGCGATATCGATCAG GATGTGGAAGTGGAGAAACAGTCTCATTTTGCCCTTATCAacatgaaaacagcaacaacagcaacg CTGCTGGTCCTGTCGCAGGTCGACAAAGTTCTTGATGAGGTGGACTGGCTTATTGCCAAAAGGAAAAGTCAGACACCTGATAAATCTGGTTCTG CTGAGGCCTCCCAGGCTCCAGGGCAGCAGGATCCGGTTGATAAAGCCGTGACGCTGCAGCTGGGAACTCTCCTGACTGCTTTGAACGAGCTCGTCCAGACGGCGCTCCTGCCGGGAAACTGCACCGTTACGTTGCTGAGGGAACTGAGCCGCACCTACACCACCCTCACCACCCTGGTCAAATAT TACCTGCAGGTGTGTGCCAACCTGCACGCTGCGCTGCCAGCTCGATTCGAGAAGCTG GTTAAACTGTCTGGCACTCATCTAACGCCACAGTGCTACTCCTTCATCACATATGCACAG AGTGGAGAACTCAGTGGTGGAGGTGCagatgagaagaagaaaaggaaaaggaatgAAGTGAACACTGTCGCCTCG ACGAAGCTTCTGCGTGAGACAAAGGCCATCCCTAACTTGATCTTCAGCATTGAACAGTACGAGAAATATCTCATCGGGCTCTCAAAGAAATCAAAG GTTAATCTGATGCAGTACATGAAGCTGAGCACCTCCAGAGATTTCCGTATCAACGCTGCGACCCTGGATGCAGCTCTGCAGGAGCAGGATGACAGTCAGGAGGTAAGCCTCATTTGGCCACACGGGGCCTTTTTTTCTTGGATCTCTTTTCGCAGTGAGGCATTAAATGTCCAGATTGAGTTTCATGGGACGGTTCCTCCTCGTGTATGTGGTTAA